AGTGCTCCGGACGACATGCACTCCGCCGGTCTAATGGCTTCCAGCAGCAGCCATGGTAGCTCGGCGGAGCCACCCATCGACCTCACTGCTGCCGCGGCCATGGGAAACCTGCAGATGCCCACGGGACAGATGGGCAATGCCTGGCCGTTCGTACAGTATGGCGGTGTTGGGACTGGTCATGGCCATCGATGATTCAAGAAAGAGTGGAAAGTGCTTTTCGTGTTGTTACTTTAGCGAGGTGCTCTGGCGTTTGACGCTGCGAGCGTCGGCCATGCACTTGGGGCTGTGCATATGGAGCGGATGGTTCAGGCATATCACATGGGGTTGCCTTCCGGCCAGGCGTTTTTGTACAGATACCAATTTGCTGCACTTTCTTCCATTTTGCGAGAGCGCATTAGCTTTGCGTGGCATATCTTTTAGGAACATGAATGAGATGACATCGTACATGAAACCGCATCGCCAGTCCTCCTACTTCACCAAGCTAGCTCGTTGTGAATCTTGTCTTCGGGCAGCATGGTGGATGTTGGCATATCTATGGACAACGATGCCAGAGCACCCTGAGAAAATTCGACACGTTCATTTCTCCACAATTCATACTCTTAGGCCCCCGGCGGCTTGCTTACCTACGGGATCAAGGGCATGGGACGACAGCACGGTCTCGACGCATGGCGGTGAACTTTCATCATCGAGAGGGTGCCATCAGTATCGCTATCTGTCTGCTAGCCTGACCCACGCAGCGCCGATGAGGCTTGACTCTCGAAGGAAGAGGAGAGGGCTCTTGTGCGAGCGCGTAAGGCGAGAGATTTTGCCAACAAAGGGTGAGGATGCGTTTAGGTGGAAGTCTCTTAAGAGTTGACAAGTGAAGATTGCATTTTGCTTGCGGCCATGTCTTGCTCGCGGTCTACCAGTGTGCCGCGAGGGATTCGTGGAGCTTTCTTACTGGTGGTCCCATGAGTTTGGCGTGCATTGCACAGACAAGCTGAGATCTGTCGTGATTCTGAAGAACAGCGGTTTGCAGGGAGTTGGTCAACTAGACTTAGTCTTGCGGGGGAGGTCCTGATGCCCGCATACGGCCCACTTGTGCTGATGAATGCCCATAGCCTCGACATTGGCGGTGGAAGTTGTAGAAGTGTCGTCCATGGAATACCACAAATTGTGGACACAATGTGGATTCCTAGCTTCCTGCGGCTGGCCGGACCAATCGATCCGACACAGCCACAATTCTGATCTAAACTTGGTCAAACGCTGCATGGAACGATCCCGAAACAGCAATCGAGGCGATCCCTGGCGGCGGTCAGTCTGGCGTATCAGATACTGTAGAGCAGCACGAACGAGCGCTGTCTGTACAGCACATCAATGCCCGTATGTGGTAGTAGTCGAACAATCAGGAGAATGCTCGAGCTTCATAAAGGAGTCGTCGTCGTATCCTCCCCCTCGGTAAAGATCCATATAGAAGCTCGTATTCTGCGGGCTGGCGACTAAGAGGGGCATGCGTCGTAAGAGTCGAAGTTTCTGTTATAGCGCAGACGAGATATCGTTGTGGCGATATGGAAGTCCATAGCAATCGTATCAGACAGTGACCAGATGTTCTACAGCATCTGCAGGGGCCAAGAAGTGGACGACAAAAATTGTTTGTAGGCGTCATCGTGGTCGGCCATGTGGATTGCATGTCTGAAGCAACCCAGCGATACGGCGACGCCAAGCTGGATCGCTGCCCGGGATGTGCCTATTTTGCCTTTAACATTAGAAACGGCCTGCAGGTTAGCGCGTGCGAGGTTTCCACCATACGCTTTGCGCTGACTGATGAGCGGACAGGGTAGCAGCGTTGCAGAGCGGATCATTTTGTGCAGTGCAGAGGAGCAAGTTTGTGGTTTTTGAGAGATTTTCTTGGAGGACACGACGACGATTCTTGTACGGCTTTTTGGATAGCACGTTCGTCTTGGAGAATTGGCAGATCCTGGTCTTGGAACGCGCTCTAGAATTTGGCTAAGGCGTTGGTGATGGTGAGTTGTTCCTGTGGATGTGAAAGTGGCATGAGCGACTAGGCTCTTGCTTCGCTGCCTACGACACCTTCCTTGGCCGACACGACTACCCATAGACTCGATCTCGAGCTGCATGCGACAATGTTGCGCCTGCTGACACGGCCATGACCCCATTAGCAGCAGCATTCGCTCCTCCGTCGATGAGAAAGTCGCCATGAGGGCGCATATGCGCGGCGCCTTGCcggtgctcctcctccttctaCAATCGCTACTATGCACGACCGTCGATGCCGCCTTCGTTACCTTCGAGAACTGCCTCCCCGACAGCACGAAGAACTCGGACCTCCTCAAGTTCACACCCTCCTTCGTAAACGCCACCTTCATCAACACAGTCGGCTCCAGGCACGATCTCGACCTCACGATCTACGGCAATGTCTCCGGAAAGCAGTACAGCGGACCGATTCCTACTGGGAACAGCCCATACTGGAGTAACGATAATGAGACGAATGGCAAGATTGTGGATATTGTAAAGTCGAACAACAAGTACACGACTTTGACTGTGGACTATATGGTGGTGACGTTCACCGCATACGATAATAAAGGAGAAGAGTTCTGCCCGCTGTTGAACAATAATCAGTCATGTCCGTTGAGTCCCGTCTTCGAGTTCAACGCCAGCGATTACACTGTATACCCTTCGTTCACGGTGTCGCAAAGGTTCAACAGTTCGTACGCCTTCACCACGATCTCGTCGACAGTCCATATCTTGTCCGGAGAACAAGGAGCGCAGGATCTCGCATGCATCAGCGTACAGGTCACGCCTGACCTCGGACCAACGATTCGCGGGCTTCTTACCTGGCTGGCAGCGGCGATATTGATCCTGAAGGGATTGGCGACCTTGATCGCTGCGATATGGTCACCATGGGGCACTTCGGATATTTTCAAGTGGAGCAGCAATTATGGAAGAGATGAGGATCTGTTAAGATTGGTCACACCAGGCTTCGGAGACTGCCTACAATACATACAATTCATCTTCTTGACAGGAAGTTTGACGCTGCAATATCCTGGATTCTTTCGTCCAGCGGTCCGTCAGGTTGCCTGGTCCTCCTTGCTGTTCAATGAAAGTTTCGTTACTGGTGGAAACAGTACGGAAGCCCTGGTAGATGGACTTTACAAGACAAATGCCACTTATGGTCTGACGAGGATGAGCCAACTAGTCGGGATGAGCAAGGCACAAGACATGTGGGCATGCATGGCGATTTGGCTGCTGGTCATTATTGGTGTGGTTGTTGTGCTCTGCCAGCTTGGGTTCGCTGCTCGCTGGATTTATCGACAAGTAACGCGGACATCAGAAGAGGACTTGCAAAAGAAGAACTTGCCATTCACCCTGGGCAACATCATCCGCCTGATCTTCAACTACTTCCTCCTACCGATCGTTTCGCTCAGTTTGTTCCAACTGGTCATATCGAGCCGCTCACCCACAAGTGTCGTTGTCTGTGCGGTAGTACTGCTGGTCATCGTCATTGTGTGGGCGGGCTGGGCGTTGAAGGTCATTTTCAGTACGAAACCCAGGACTCTTCTTTTTGACAAAATGCCGACAGTACTCCTCTACGGACCGTTCTACAATACGTACAGCGATAATGCGGCGCCCTTCTCTCTGGTGCCGAACTTCATAACATTCTTGCGAGGAGTTGCAATTGGAGCCACCCAGTCGACTGGTATCGGTCAGATCATCGTTCTTGCCATCTGCGAAGTCATCCTCATCTTGACTTTGAACGGCTTTCGACCTTTCCAGGGACAGACAAGCATGAACCTGTATCACACGTTCTATGCAAGTGCCCGTCTTGTCGTGGTTCTTCTAATGATAGCATTTGTCCCCTCTCTTGGTGTAACCGAAGCGCCAAAGGGCTGGATTGGCTATGCTATTCTCCTTCTTCATGCCTGCGTTCTAGTCTTTGGCTTCCTGCTGAACGCACTGCAAACCATCATTGAGGTTGTCGCAAGATCAATGGGAGCTGGGCACGACGCACAGAATGGCGCTGTGAGGGGCAGCGTATTGAACTGGCGTTCGCTGAAGAAAAGACCAGACAGGAGCCGTGCGCCCAGGGGCAGCATGACGAGCAATGCTGCCATCTTTCGCGATGCCACTACCGATGCCAACTATGGTACGAGATCTAGGAGTGTCTCTGCCAGTAGTCAGCAGCTGCTCAACAGGATGAGTGGGTTTGAGAATTTCTCGAGCGGTGGTGATAATGCCAACAATTCCCCTGACCCTGGTTCCGAGCCGACGCCGATTGGTACAATGACAGACGAGGATGGTAAGCCTATCATTGGTGTGAAGACGAGTGGTGACAACTACTATCGACCACCAAGACCTAGGAAGAACACGATGGATCCGGTGACGGCTGGCACGCGCACACGAAGCACGGCGGACTTTCCCTACGCAGATTCGCCAGGGCACGCAAGAGACAACAGCTACGACAGTGCTAATATGCACGGCTCACCTGCTCCTGCCTACTTCCGCGGTCGCACCGACTCCAATGATGAGACAAACCGAGCCGACTATGCTGTGCGAGAAGTAGATCAATACTACCGCGGACCTGCACTGAACGACCAACCATCCAGGAAGCTCAAGACTGGTCCTGCTGATCCCGAAGGTCCCGCCTCGACAGCGCAATCTTGGTTCAAGAACCTTGTCTTTGGCGTTAAGGGCAAGAAAAAGGAACCCGGCAACGGCTTTGAAGTTGTACGCCGGCCACGAATGCCGCCCGGCATGCAAGATCCTGCTGCGTCAAACGAGGCTCTCGAACTTCAACAAAGCCCGGCAATGCTGACAGAGCCTTATCGCGACTCACCGATCGTGGCGCAAAAAGAAACGCAGGCTGTGGCGGGTGCAGAAAGAGGAATGCCAAGCTCCTCACTTGAACGTTCAATCAGCCCGACTGATGATATCGCTTCACAACCACCGACCCAGCCATCGCAACCTGTCTTCGACTTCAATTTCGATGGCACTGCCCCGGCTGCAGTAGGAACAGCACGACCCGAAAGCGAGACGATTGGGCAACTCAGCCATCCAGTACTTGAGCCCATCAGTACCGAGCATCGTGCTTCTTTGGGACCTGCTGCCAATCTGCGACGTTTTAGTCAAGAGACGATTGAAAGTCGTTACACTGGTCGCGAGGCATCGCACTATGCCGACGAAGAGCATGTTCAACCATCGAGATACTCCGACCAGCCAATACCGTCCCTCGACCCCATCGATCTCGTCGGCACTATCGACCTGCCATCTAGATTCAACTCAACCACAGGCTCGCATGCTCCACCCTCCCGCTACAATTCCAACGCAAGCGCTGCAATCAATGGCCCAGCACGAATGCTGTCGAACCGAAGCGGCCCGCCTCAACTAGGACAGATCGACGTCGACCACGACCAGGACTGGCTACGAGAAGTCGACAACCTGTCTTGGAACCACACCAGCCGCCAGGCCAGCGTCCGTAGCAGTGAACCTCCGTTGTTACACCCAGCACCATCCGTCCCGCGCCGTAACTCTCGCCGGACCCTCTCGCAGGAGGTAGCTGCACAACGCTATCGACCTCAGTCAACCAATCTCTTCGAGGGCTTCGACTCCGCCATATCGCCCGAGCACCCTGCGTCGCCAACAGAGGAGGCGCCACCACGGCATACTCCCGGTCGGGTAGTGCATCATCGTGCCGGCGATAGCATCACGCGGAACAGCTTAGGTGCTAACGCTGCCATGCTGGGATCTACTGCTGAGGTGGAATACCTACGCCGCGAGAGCAACGCGGCAAATGTGGATAGTGTGGAACAGAATCACAACGATGTCTTCAGGGACTAGGAGCTCATGGAGATGTATCGGTGTGGTTATTGATGATTTTTAGCGTAGGCGTTTGGGCATGGGTTTGATGGGGAGATTGAGCTATGACCACGGAGAACAGAAGTGGGAGTGGAACTATGCATTATTTTCGAGGCGTTTACGGGCAGGGGTGGCAAAAGTTGGATATGTAATGATGGGATGATATGGTGCGTGAGAAGATAGGTGTGGATGGATAGATTGCATATGAGGTGTGGAGAAATATAGCATAGTATAGTAACGTAATGTGCGCTTTTGTGGATAGCCGTGCTTTGATGGCGGTTTTCTTTGTCTCTTTCGTTGATGTTCTGCTGTTGAGACATGGCTGTCAGGAAGCTGCGATTGTGTTCTTTTTGGTTTGAGACAAGAGGGTCTGGCATTTGGATCAAGGCTAGCAAACATCATGGCAGGATATATATGCATCAGTCTCCATACTGCTGACACAACGACCAGATCCAACGTACTGCCCAAGCATTCCGCACAATGTCAGCACCGAACGACAGAGAACCATGGCAGGACGAACACGACAGTGAACCGGCAGAAATTATCGAGGCCTCGCGAGTCAGAAGTCAACATGCAATAGACGCAAGCAGAAGACGCATGGAAGAAAGAGAAGCATTACTCCTCGATGGTGCTCAACGTGGTGTTCCAGTAACACCCCAGCTTTTGGGACTTGCAGGCGACAACGAAGCAGCTCGAGAAGCACAGGAAGATGCCAGGCTAGCAGCTCTTCGGGCGCAACAAGAACGAATGGAAGGTCAGGGTGTTGATGCTGGGAATGCGCATGCCTACTCTGTTATTGAGCCCGCTCGACTGCCACGACGACGTCTTTGCCATACGTCGACTGGTGGACGTCCACCTCCTAGACCGCCGAATTGGCAGCCATTCACGGTGCGGCCTGCGTCTCAAGCAGATTTAGCGGCGGCGGCGAGGAGAGCTGCGGAGAGGACTGCGAGATGGGAAGCGAGGATGCGGTTTGTGGAGAGGGTTGTGGGTATGTGCAGTACTTAACGCTGAAGATATGATGGGATCGAGCTGACTTGGAGGTAGATTGGGAGACTGAGCCAAGACGCATGCAGCGTGAATGGATACAGCGGAGACATCAGGAGACGGATGAAGAGGTTCAGCGGAGAGAGGAGGATCTGGAGGACTCTGAGGTATGTATCGAAGGGGTTCCAGTGCTTCGGACTCGGGCATGTCGGTCGAGATGGGCGCTTCGTGTTGTGTTGTCCTTCGTTGCTCGCGACAGCTTTGGAGATGTGGCGATGTACTTCGCCAGCATACCTGATCTGCCCTTCGGGATATGCGCTTCGTGCAGTACTGCCCTTCACAAGCGATGCCGTCTCTTGAGACCTGGCAACATGCTTCACTAGCATAGCTGACATCCTTGCAGGAAGTACACCGTGTTCTTGGCGATGTAAAAGGGAATATGGATCTCAGCTATGAAGGAAATCTGGCTTTGCTAGATGCCATGGGCTATGCAGAGGAGGTCTACGACTCGTGAGCTTGGTAGTGAATGACAATACACCCATTGTCGTCGCCTACGATCGTTCAGAACTCACTTGTAGAGCCATTGCTGCCTATCGTCCTCACATGTTAGCATAGTGAAGATGCCAACCTCACGCAGCGTGAAGCAGACATAAATATCTCCCCTCTCCATCGTTCAAATACCATCCATACAAACAAGAAGACAAGCAGAAGACCATGGCAGACAGCACAGCACCAGCAACcgccaccaccaccaccagcCCTCCCGCCCAATGGCAGGGCACTCTGGCCTTCGGCAACCGCCGCCACTCCCCTGGCCGTCAGGTCACACAGCACCGGGAGCTGCTCCCGCCAAGCTTGTCAGCAACAGCAGCAGCATCGTCGTCGTCTTCTTCGGAAGAGAGTGTGCGCCGCCCACCAGTGGCAAGAGCCGAGCGCCAGTATAGAATTGCCGTTAGAGGTATGTGCAATGCACTAAGCGTCCTGTCAATGTATACTAACAATCCACAGCATGGGAAGGTCGCCGCCGCAGGGCACAGCAAGATTTCCGCCGCCGTCTTTTGGAGTCGCAGCACGAGGCGCAGCAGAGAGAAGAGGAGAATGAGGACATCGAGGAGGTGAACAGCATTTTGGGGGGCGCAGACGGCAGCGTGGAGTTGGGTTACGAGGGAATGTTGGCGTTGTTGGAGTTTATGGCGTTGGCGGTGGAGGTGGAGAGGTAGAGAGCCCGTGTGCTCGGTGGAGGTGATAATGTAGCCTCCACCACCCTTGCGCGGTGACAGGGATCGGGGTGGGAGGCGGGAAGTTTGTTTGCGGCGGGTTTCGTTCCGGGTTGTTCTTATACCAGGCTTTGATTGCTGTGCTTCAATTCCGGGTGGTCTGATTGTCTGAGCGAGTGATTCAGCTTTGCCATGCTTCTGCGACTTCACGGTATGTGTGTTGACCGCTTCATGCACTCGTCGCAGCTCCTTTACTTCCACTGTTGCACATATGTCTGATCTACTGGGCAGCCTGGGAAACGCTGTCGGGCTCGCAGGTGGTGGAAATGGAGCCAATGCTGCAGGCGGAGGTCTGGCTCAACCTATCAACAACGTACTAGGCAACGCTTTCGACGCAGTCGGCAACGCAGTAGCACAAGTCGGACCAATCGTTGAGAATGTACGAGGCTCTCTGGATGGCGTACTGGGCGATCTTGGACTGGACGGACCGCGAACACCATTCGAGAAGTGTATCGCGCGAGCCTTTGGCGAGGACTCCAGCCTGTACGCCTTTCCAGGGGATCTACTGTACGATCTACCTCTCGCGGAGAGTCTACCGTTCTTGAACAATCTCGAAAGCGAGCATCCTTACAACCTTGACTATCCGGTTACGCCAGCTGCGATCGTGTACCCGGAAAATGCGCAACAGGTCAGGGCGGCGGTTGTGTGTGCGCATAAGTATGACATTGCTGTGCAGTCAAGGAGTGGAGGGCATTCATACTGCAATCATGGTAGGTGTGATACATCCAGAGGCAAAGTGCCGTGACTGACTTGCTGAGGGTAGGTCTGGGAGGAAAGGACGGCTCGCTTTCCATCGACTATCAGAATATGAAGTCCTTCAGCTACAACCCACAAGACCAGACAATGACATTTGAGCCCGGGAATCGGCTAGGAGATCTTGATAGACATCTCGCACCGACAGGAAGAGTTGCGGCGTATGGACAAGTCAGTGACATCGGATCTGGTGGACACTTTACGATTGGTGGTCTTGGTCCGTTGTCCAGGTTGCTAGGGCTTGTAAGTAAAGATGGAACACAGACCAGAGAACACATAATCATTGAAGCAGGCCGCCGACCAAATCGTCTCCGTCGAATGCGTCCTCGCCGATGGCACGATAACCACAGCCTCCAATCGCCAGAATCCCGACCTCTTCTTCGCAATTAAAGGTGCAGCCTGGTCTTTCGCGACCATAACATCCTTCCAAGTTGCCACCTCCGCACCACCAACTTCCGTTATCAGCTTTCAGTACAACATCACCTTCGGCCAGATCGCAGACCTCGCTGAGACTTTCATACAATGGCAAGACTTGATCTCCCAACCACACCTCACCCGCAAGTTCGCCAGTACCTTGACATTGGCTCAAGATCTCGTCGTCTACTCCGGTACCTTCTTCGGTGATCGTCCAGACTTCAATCGGTTGAATCTCGAAGCCATCCTCCCATTCGGCCAGGAACATCTGGGCATCACGATCGTTAGCAGTGTGGTCACACATGCCATCACGGACCTCATCAACTTCGGCTACGACATCTTCTCCTCTGCTCCAGCACATTTCTACACCAAATCGCTCAAGTACACACGCCAGACCCTTCTTTCACCCTCCGCGGTCCAGCAGCTCTTCGAATACCTCGATTCCATCGACAAAGGCACACTCATCTGGTTCATAGTCTGGGACCTTGGAGCTGGTGCAATCGCAGATGTTCCGCAGGCTGCCACGGCGTACTGGCATAGGGACGCATTGTATTTCCAACAAGCATACGTTGTGAACCCGATTGGACCAGTGACTAGGCAGAGCCATGAGTTCTTGACTGGTTTGACGGAGGAGACCCAGAGGCTTGCGCCGAGCATTGATGATAGTGCGTACCCTGGGTACGTTGATGCGGAGTTGAAGGATCCTTTGACGGCGTATTGGGGTGGCAATGTAGAGCGGTTGGTGCAGATTAAGGGGGAATATGATCCAGATGATGTTTTCAGGAATCCGCAGAGTATACCTAGTCCTTTCAAGCGCGGAGGGCAGCGCAGGAGTATTGATAGAGCGTGAACAGTCTAGAGCGTGAGTCAGTAGGGTAGTACGTCAAGCTCACTCGAGTGTAAACCGTTGGAAGCGGCGTTTGCACTTCCCATACCCACGACTTTACCAAACCTCCCACCTTAGAATTCGGGAAAATCCAACCTCACTTTCACCCACCACACCAAAAATCGCGCCGTGCAACACACATCCTCCCACACACACCACCGCCCTCAACATCAACAACACCAGCCACAATGGCACGCCTCCTGCAGAAGATCAAGAACATCAAGAAAACCCTCTCCACGCCGCGCCACCCGCCACCACCACCCTTCACCCTCCACTCCCACGACGCCGCCGCTCTGATCGAGCAGCATCTAGCCTGGCTCGAACTCCCAGCCCGTCAATGGGATCCGCGCCGCGCCGCCGCCCTCAACTCCCTCGGCGCCTGGCTACGCCAGCACGAATGGCTCGACGCCATCGGCAGCGTGCCCTCCATCGATTCGATGGAGGAATTATTTGAAATTTTCGACGACCTCTTCTTCGCCTCCTCCCTCCGCGACAACTACATCTTCCGCTGGATGAATGGCGGCCGCCATTGCGCGGGCCTTACGTTTACGCCCCCCGGCAGCCCCATGACTACCATTGCGGTGAACTGGTTCCTTGTGCGGTGGGGCTCTTTCGGCACGATTGAGTGCATCGTCTCCGTGCTGTTGCACGAGATGTGTCACGCGTATATGCTGGTGTGGGGATGCATGGGGAAGAAGTCGGGGTGCAGCAGGTGGGCGTGTCAGAAGGGGAGTGAGAGGTATGTGAAGGAGATTGGGATGGGTGGGCATGGGGATGCGTGGCAGCGCCTCGCTCTCACAGTGGAGCTGCTGGCTGGGGATATGGGGCTGGTGGTGGATTTGTTGGTGGAGAAGACTGTGAGGCTGGATCGATGAGGGGCGCGCGTGAGGCGTTGAGCGCGAGGGGTGCTTCGAATGGTTTGGAAGGTCTACAGCAGGGAGGGAGGCTTTG
This genomic window from Fulvia fulva chromosome 4, complete sequence contains:
- a CDS encoding FAD-linked oxidoreductase sorD, with the translated sequence MSDLLGSLGNAVGLAGGGNGANAAGGGLAQPINNVLGNAFDAVGNAVAQVGPIVENVRGSLDGVLGDLGLDGPRTPFEKCIARAFGEDSSLYAFPGDLLYDLPLAESLPFLNNLESEHPYNLDYPVTPAAIVYPENAQQVRAAVVCAHKYDIAVQSRSGGHSYCNHGLGGKDGSLSIDYQNMKSFSYNPQDQTMTFEPGNRLGDLDRHLAPTGRVAAYGQVSDIGSGGHFTIGGLGPLSRLLGLAADQIVSVECVLADGTITTASNRQNPDLFFAIKGAAWSFATITSFQVATSAPPTSVISFQYNITFGQIADLAETFIQWQDLISQPHLTRKFASTLTLAQDLVVYSGTFFGDRPDFNRLNLEAILPFGQEHLGITIVSSVVTHAITDLINFGYDIFSSAPAHFYTKSLKYTRQTLLSPSAVQQLFEYLDSIDKGTLIWFIVWDLGAGAIADVPQAATAYWHRDALYFQQAYVVNPIGPVTRQSHEFLTGLTEETQRLAPSIDDSAYPGYVDAELKDPLTAYWGGNVERLVQIKGEYDPDDVFRNPQSIPSPFKRGGQRRSIDRA